A genomic window from Streptomyces broussonetiae includes:
- a CDS encoding PDZ domain-containing protein: protein MVTPQSAVPDLDAPGPAKPVDFPPDQQWHGPGKVTIRAPQYTRITQVDWRCRGLACPAAIAADGSSATVDIQGGYSWIWPWTVYVAANTDAPLAGGRFSGSLTAEGVTVPLDVNITPGTPGAFGGVTGTVPGGGGVRVRLIDPASNAAAAGFMVNDIITSVDGQSVTSSGAFNV from the coding sequence GTGGTGACTCCCCAGTCGGCTGTTCCCGACCTTGATGCTCCTGGGCCGGCCAAGCCTGTCGATTTTCCGCCGGACCAGCAGTGGCATGGCCCGGGGAAGGTCACGATCCGGGCTCCGCAGTACACCCGCATCACCCAGGTGGACTGGAGGTGCAGGGGGCTCGCCTGCCCGGCGGCTATTGCCGCCGACGGCTCGTCCGCCACTGTCGACATCCAGGGCGGCTACAGCTGGATCTGGCCGTGGACGGTCTACGTTGCCGCCAACACCGATGCGCCCCTGGCCGGCGGCCGGTTCAGCGGGAGCCTCACCGCGGAAGGCGTGACGGTGCCCCTGGACGTCAACATCACCCCGGGCACACCGGGCGCCTTTGGCGGGGTGACCGGCACCGTCCCTGGGGGAGGGGGTGTCCGAGTGCGGTTGATTGACCCGGCCTCGAATGCCGCGGCCGCAGGGTTCATGGTCAACGACATCATCACCTCCGTCGACGGACAGTCCGTCACCTCGTCAGGGGCCTTCAATGTC